A stretch of Brassica napus cultivar Da-Ae chromosome C6, Da-Ae, whole genome shotgun sequence DNA encodes these proteins:
- the LOC111211112 gene encoding uncharacterized protein LOC111211112 produces MKLDNALWAYKTAYKTPLGTTPFHLLYGKSCHLPVELEHKAAWAVKLLNFDIKPAAERRLIQLNELDEIRHLAYENSKLYKGRTKPYDDKKILSRHVETDDQVLLYNSWLTLFPGKLRSRWSGPFTITDVKPSGAITLKSEKEDELTVNGQRVKVKVPEIGNGFRARIAGPV; encoded by the exons ATGAAACTAGATAATGCACTTTGGGCCTACAAGACCGCTTATAAAACACCATTGGGAACAACACCATTCCACCTCCTTTATGGTAAATCCTGTCATTTACCAGTTGAATTGGAGCATAAAGCAGCTTGGGCTGTCAAACTgctaaattttgatataaagcCTGCTGCTGAAAGGAGACTCATCCAGCTTAACGAGCTTGATGAAATCAGACATTTAGCCTATGAGAATTCGAAACTCTATAAAGGAAGGACTAAACCGTACGATGATAAGAAAATCTTATCCCGACACGTTGAAACGGATGATCAAGTCCTTCTTTATAACTCTTGGCTAACGttatttcctggaaagcttaGATCTCGTTGGTCTGGACCATTCACAATAACAGACGTAAAACCCTCCGGAGCCATAACTCTAAAAAGTGAAAAAGAGGACGAGTTAACAGTGAACGGCCAACGAGTGAAGGTTAAG gttcctgaAATCGGAAACGGCTTCCGAGCTAGGATAGCCGGACCGGTCTAG